In Lates calcarifer isolate ASB-BC8 linkage group LG21, TLL_Latcal_v3, whole genome shotgun sequence, a single window of DNA contains:
- the si:ch211-151h10.2 gene encoding uncharacterized protein si:ch211-151h10.2 isoform X2, with protein MPRLTVIHTKGQGGTGQGERSGWDCKWMEGGEGEPAEGSRKLQSSNQTQADGQPHHTSWPQALWTPRPWTDWYSFAPFGIMWLVCQVEVLLHPNVSLVDVCWRFLLVCLLWMVLGGCAHALKYCLRPGQNQGEPPQRIQQEVVTENRNIQYSWVSRESRNPGPHVPLALALANSLLLCVLQEPLPDPSVPHIQALLSRLQAVSHTLEKADTGSEVTLDEVDRDSTLTDKVKLICTYLQKRMRSLNTLVQVQRDFEASVKDMLEGLEGLWAQLEELHTGVTLTKEGSRDHGDLASARTDAENLFAVLGHYRNRLQCCQTHLKDSTQLLQELTWSHTHISNSMSSSSESVWPELLLQSNIEQFDKVQENFFSVEQQTSAFQAHLEGLRKGNQVGQAGPLARANGASSCSASPRTSPRLHNGRTTDVSLEHRNSTSVPTSASSMDADTKTDTPLSLCERSALQFSATIGRLRKSGRRK; from the exons ATGCCTCGGCTGACAGTCATCCACACCAAAGGTCAGGGGGGTacaggacagggagagagatcGGGCTGGGACTGCAAATGGATggagggtggggagggagaACCTGCCGAGGGGAGCCGAAAACTGCAGAG TTCAAATCAAACACAAGCTGATGGTCAGCCACATCACACATCTTGGCCCCAGGCTCTGTGGACACCGCGACCCTGGACAGATTGGTACAGTTTTGCTCCATTTGGCATAATGTGGTTAGTCTGCCAGGTGGAGGTGCTGCTGCACCCAAATGTCTCGCTGGTGGATGTGTGCTGGAGGTTCCTGCTGGTGTGTTTACTGTGGATGGTTCTGGGAGGCTGCGCTCATGCCCTGAAGTACTGCCTGCGGCCAGGACAGAACCAG GGGGAGCCTCCACAGAGGATACAGCAGGAGGTtgtgactgaaaacaggaaTATACAGTACTCATG GGTGTCCAGGGAGTCGAGGAACCCTGGCCCCCACGTTCCTTTGGCGCTTGCCTTGGCCAACAGTCTGCTGCTGTGCGTGCTCCAAGAGCCCCTACCAGACCCCAGTGTGCCCCACATTCAGGCTCTTCTCTCCAGGCTGCAG GCAGTGTCTCACACACTTGAGAAGGCTGATACTGGATCAGAGGTGACACTGGATGAGGTGGACCGAGActccacactgacagacaaagtGAAGCTCATCTGCACCTACCTACAGAAGAG GATGAGGTCACTGAATACTCTTGTCCAGGTGCAGCGGGATTTTGAGGCCAGTGTGAAGGACATGTTGGAGGGCCTAGAAGGCCTCTGGGCTCAGTTGGAGGAGCTACACACTGGAGTCACACTCACTAAAGAGGGGAGTCGAGACCACGGGGACCTGGCTTCGGCCCGAACAGACGCAGAG AATTTGTTTGCAGTCCTGGGTCACTACAGGAACAGACTTCAGTGCTGCCAGACACATCTTAAGGACAGCACACAACTACTGCAG GAGTTAACTTGGAGTCACACTCACATAAGCAACagtatgagcagcagcagcgagtcAGTCTGGCCAGAGCTGTTGCTTCAGTCCAACATTGAGCAG TTTGACAAGGTGCAGGAGAATTTCTTCTCCGTAGAGCAACAGACCTCTGCGTTCCAGGCCCACCTGGAGGGACTCAGAAAGGGGAATCAGGTAGGACAAGCAGGGCCCCTCGCTCGTGCTAACGGAGCCAGTTCATGCTCAGCCTCTCCACGGACTTCCCCACGTCTCCATAACGGACGCACCACTGATGTGTCACTGGAGCATCGTAACTCGACCTCTGTACCAACGTCTGCCTCCTCGATGGatgcagacacaaaaacagacactcCCCTCTCACTGTGTGAGAGGTCGGCCTTGCAGTTCTCCGCCACTATTGGACGCCTGCGCAAATCTGGAAGGAGGAAGTGA
- the si:ch211-151h10.2 gene encoding uncharacterized protein si:ch211-151h10.2 isoform X1: MPRLTVIHTKGQGGTGQGERSGWDCKWMEGGEGEPAEGSRKLQSSSNQTQADGQPHHTSWPQALWTPRPWTDWYSFAPFGIMWLVCQVEVLLHPNVSLVDVCWRFLLVCLLWMVLGGCAHALKYCLRPGQNQGEPPQRIQQEVVTENRNIQYSWVSRESRNPGPHVPLALALANSLLLCVLQEPLPDPSVPHIQALLSRLQAVSHTLEKADTGSEVTLDEVDRDSTLTDKVKLICTYLQKRMRSLNTLVQVQRDFEASVKDMLEGLEGLWAQLEELHTGVTLTKEGSRDHGDLASARTDAENLFAVLGHYRNRLQCCQTHLKDSTQLLQELTWSHTHISNSMSSSSESVWPELLLQSNIEQFDKVQENFFSVEQQTSAFQAHLEGLRKGNQVGQAGPLARANGASSCSASPRTSPRLHNGRTTDVSLEHRNSTSVPTSASSMDADTKTDTPLSLCERSALQFSATIGRLRKSGRRK; the protein is encoded by the exons ATGCCTCGGCTGACAGTCATCCACACCAAAGGTCAGGGGGGTacaggacagggagagagatcGGGCTGGGACTGCAAATGGATggagggtggggagggagaACCTGCCGAGGGGAGCCGAAAACTGCAGAG CAGTTCAAATCAAACACAAGCTGATGGTCAGCCACATCACACATCTTGGCCCCAGGCTCTGTGGACACCGCGACCCTGGACAGATTGGTACAGTTTTGCTCCATTTGGCATAATGTGGTTAGTCTGCCAGGTGGAGGTGCTGCTGCACCCAAATGTCTCGCTGGTGGATGTGTGCTGGAGGTTCCTGCTGGTGTGTTTACTGTGGATGGTTCTGGGAGGCTGCGCTCATGCCCTGAAGTACTGCCTGCGGCCAGGACAGAACCAG GGGGAGCCTCCACAGAGGATACAGCAGGAGGTtgtgactgaaaacaggaaTATACAGTACTCATG GGTGTCCAGGGAGTCGAGGAACCCTGGCCCCCACGTTCCTTTGGCGCTTGCCTTGGCCAACAGTCTGCTGCTGTGCGTGCTCCAAGAGCCCCTACCAGACCCCAGTGTGCCCCACATTCAGGCTCTTCTCTCCAGGCTGCAG GCAGTGTCTCACACACTTGAGAAGGCTGATACTGGATCAGAGGTGACACTGGATGAGGTGGACCGAGActccacactgacagacaaagtGAAGCTCATCTGCACCTACCTACAGAAGAG GATGAGGTCACTGAATACTCTTGTCCAGGTGCAGCGGGATTTTGAGGCCAGTGTGAAGGACATGTTGGAGGGCCTAGAAGGCCTCTGGGCTCAGTTGGAGGAGCTACACACTGGAGTCACACTCACTAAAGAGGGGAGTCGAGACCACGGGGACCTGGCTTCGGCCCGAACAGACGCAGAG AATTTGTTTGCAGTCCTGGGTCACTACAGGAACAGACTTCAGTGCTGCCAGACACATCTTAAGGACAGCACACAACTACTGCAG GAGTTAACTTGGAGTCACACTCACATAAGCAACagtatgagcagcagcagcgagtcAGTCTGGCCAGAGCTGTTGCTTCAGTCCAACATTGAGCAG TTTGACAAGGTGCAGGAGAATTTCTTCTCCGTAGAGCAACAGACCTCTGCGTTCCAGGCCCACCTGGAGGGACTCAGAAAGGGGAATCAGGTAGGACAAGCAGGGCCCCTCGCTCGTGCTAACGGAGCCAGTTCATGCTCAGCCTCTCCACGGACTTCCCCACGTCTCCATAACGGACGCACCACTGATGTGTCACTGGAGCATCGTAACTCGACCTCTGTACCAACGTCTGCCTCCTCGATGGatgcagacacaaaaacagacactcCCCTCTCACTGTGTGAGAGGTCGGCCTTGCAGTTCTCCGCCACTATTGGACGCCTGCGCAAATCTGGAAGGAGGAAGTGA
- the si:ch211-151h10.2 gene encoding uncharacterized protein si:ch211-151h10.2 isoform X3 — protein MDGGWGGRTCRGEPKTAEGEPPQRIQQEVVTENRNIQYSWVSRESRNPGPHVPLALALANSLLLCVLQEPLPDPSVPHIQALLSRLQAVSHTLEKADTGSEVTLDEVDRDSTLTDKVKLICTYLQKRMRSLNTLVQVQRDFEASVKDMLEGLEGLWAQLEELHTGVTLTKEGSRDHGDLASARTDAENLFAVLGHYRNRLQCCQTHLKDSTQLLQELTWSHTHISNSMSSSSESVWPELLLQSNIEQFDKVQENFFSVEQQTSAFQAHLEGLRKGNQVGQAGPLARANGASSCSASPRTSPRLHNGRTTDVSLEHRNSTSVPTSASSMDADTKTDTPLSLCERSALQFSATIGRLRKSGRRK, from the exons ATGGATggagggtggggagggagaACCTGCCGAGGGGAGCCGAAAACTGCAGAG GGGGAGCCTCCACAGAGGATACAGCAGGAGGTtgtgactgaaaacaggaaTATACAGTACTCATG GGTGTCCAGGGAGTCGAGGAACCCTGGCCCCCACGTTCCTTTGGCGCTTGCCTTGGCCAACAGTCTGCTGCTGTGCGTGCTCCAAGAGCCCCTACCAGACCCCAGTGTGCCCCACATTCAGGCTCTTCTCTCCAGGCTGCAG GCAGTGTCTCACACACTTGAGAAGGCTGATACTGGATCAGAGGTGACACTGGATGAGGTGGACCGAGActccacactgacagacaaagtGAAGCTCATCTGCACCTACCTACAGAAGAG GATGAGGTCACTGAATACTCTTGTCCAGGTGCAGCGGGATTTTGAGGCCAGTGTGAAGGACATGTTGGAGGGCCTAGAAGGCCTCTGGGCTCAGTTGGAGGAGCTACACACTGGAGTCACACTCACTAAAGAGGGGAGTCGAGACCACGGGGACCTGGCTTCGGCCCGAACAGACGCAGAG AATTTGTTTGCAGTCCTGGGTCACTACAGGAACAGACTTCAGTGCTGCCAGACACATCTTAAGGACAGCACACAACTACTGCAG GAGTTAACTTGGAGTCACACTCACATAAGCAACagtatgagcagcagcagcgagtcAGTCTGGCCAGAGCTGTTGCTTCAGTCCAACATTGAGCAG TTTGACAAGGTGCAGGAGAATTTCTTCTCCGTAGAGCAACAGACCTCTGCGTTCCAGGCCCACCTGGAGGGACTCAGAAAGGGGAATCAGGTAGGACAAGCAGGGCCCCTCGCTCGTGCTAACGGAGCCAGTTCATGCTCAGCCTCTCCACGGACTTCCCCACGTCTCCATAACGGACGCACCACTGATGTGTCACTGGAGCATCGTAACTCGACCTCTGTACCAACGTCTGCCTCCTCGATGGatgcagacacaaaaacagacactcCCCTCTCACTGTGTGAGAGGTCGGCCTTGCAGTTCTCCGCCACTATTGGACGCCTGCGCAAATCTGGAAGGAGGAAGTGA